GTAACATATCTGTATTAGGGTGTGGATTAGACATAACTTATCCACCTGAAAACAAAGCTTTGTTTTCAAAGATAGCAGAAAATGGCGTAGTAATTTCTGAGTTTTTACTTGGTACACCACCAATAGGAGAAAATTTTCCTAGGAGGAATAGAATAATTAGTGGACTTAGTAAAAGTATAATAGTAATAGAAGCTTCAGAGAAAAGTGGATCATTAATAACAGCTAGGTTAGCGCTAGAACAACATAAAACTGTTATTGCTGTACCTGGTTCAATATTTTATAGTGGAGCAAAGGGTTCTAATAAATTGATTAGAGATGGTGCTACCATTTGTACCGATGTGGAAGATTTAAGAGTTATACTTAGCTTGGAACATGTTCGCATTAAACCTATGAAGTTTACTCCTGAAAAAAATGAAATATTAGAGATGATAACAGATTCACCAGTTCACATAGATGATATTTTTAAAAATACGTCTGTTGATAGAGGGGCGTTATATGCATTGTTATTTGAAATGCAGATAAAAAGTGAAATTATTTGTTTACCTGGAAATTACTATGTAAGAACGATTTAAAATGTATAGGGGGTGAATACTTCATAAATTTTATGAAGTTGTAATATGGGACAAAAACTAGTAATTGTTGAATCGCCGGCAAAAGCAAAAACAATCGGCAAATATTTAGGAAAAAATTATATTGTAGAAGCATCTATGGGGCATGTAAGAGACTTACCTAAAAGTAGATTAGCTGTTGATATAGAAAATAACTATACTCCTAAATATATAACTATTAGAGGAAAGGGCGAATTAGTTGATAAATTGAGAAAAGCTGCTAAAAAAGCAGATAAAGTTTATCTAGCTACCGATCCAGATCGTGAAGGAGAAGCTATTTCATGGCATTTAGCTAATATTTTAAAAATTTCAGAAGATGACACATGTAGAATTGTATTTAACGAAGTTACAAAATCAGCAGTCAAAGCATCTATAAAAGAAGCAAGGAAAATAGATTTAGATTTAGTAGATGCACAACAAGCAAGAAGAATATTAGATAGGCTTGTTGGTTATGAAATAAGTCCAATTTTATGGAAAAATGTGAAATGGGGACTTAGTGCAGGGAGAGTACAATCAGTAGCTTTAAAATTAATATGTGATAGAGAAAAGGAAATAAATGAATTTATTCCTAAAGAGTACTGGTCTATAGATTGTATACTTAAAAAAGAAAGAAAGAAGTTTCCTGTGAGACTTTCAACATATAAAGGAAAAAAGATTGAAATTGAAAATGAAGAAATATCGAATAGAATTGTAAATGAACTTGAAGCTGGAAACTTTATTGTGAAAAACATAAAGAAGGGTAAGAAAACTAGAAATCCACTTCCACCTTTTACAACAAGTACACTTCAACAAGAAGCAAATAAAAAATTAAATTTTATGACTAAAAGAACTATGTCTATAGCACAAGGGCTTTATGAAGGTGTAGAAATAAAAGGTTACGGAACAGTAGGATTAATAACATATATGAGAACTGACTCAATGAGAATTTCAGACGAGGCACAAGCAAAAACTAAAGAATTTATTGAAAATACTTATGGTGAGAAATATGTGCCAAGTTCTCCAAGAATATATAAAGGTAAAAAAAATATTCAGGATGCCCATGAAGCAATAAGACCAACTTATACGGAAATCACACCACAAATTGCAAAAGAAAACTTGAATTCAGAACAATTTAAATTATATTCATTAATATGGAACAGATTTGTAGCAAGCCAAATGGAATCATGTGAACTAAATACAAATTCAATAGATATATTAAATGGCGATTATAAATTTAAAGCATCAGGTTCAGTAATTTCTTTTGATGGTTTTATGAAGATATATGAATATTCAAATGAAGATGACGAAAATTCAGTATTATTACCAGAATTAGAGGAGAATGAAGAACTTAAAACAGATTCACTTAAAGGGACTCAACATTTTACTCAACCGTTACCTAGATACACAGAAGCATCATTTGTTAAATTATTAGAGGAAAAAGGTATAGGCAGACCAAGTACTTATGTACCAACTATTTCAACTATACTTGGAAGGAACTACGTTATTCGTGAAAAGAAAAACTTAGTACCAACAGAACTTGGAGATATAGTAAATAATATTATGAGTGAATATTTCGAACAAATAGTAGATGTAGATTTTACAGCGGATATGGAGAGAAAACTTGATAATGTAGAAGATGGAAATGAAAATTGGACAAAAATAGTTGGAGAATTTTTTGATCCACTTAAAATTGCTATTGAAAAGGCTGAAAAAGAAATATCAAAGGTTGTAATTGAAGACAAGGTCAGTGATGTGAAATGTGAAAAATGTGGACGTATGATGGTTATTAAAAGAGGCAGATATGGTGAATTTTTAGCATGTCCAGGATATCCAGAATGTAAAAATGCTAAGCCTATAGTTGAAGAATTGGATGTACCATGTCCAGAATGCGGGAAAACTATAGTGGTTAAAAAAAGCAAAAAGGGGAAAAAATTCTTTGGATGTATGGGATATCCAGAATGTAAATTTGTAAGTTGGTATGAACCAGTAAAAGATAAATGCCCTGAATGTAATTCTTATATGGTATTGAAGTATTCAAAATCAAAAGGAAAGTATATACAATGTTCAAACAGTGAATGTAATTATAAAGAAGATTTAAAAAAAGATATAACAGAAGAAGAAAAA
The DNA window shown above is from Clostridium beijerinckii and carries:
- the dprA gene encoding DNA-protecting protein DprA translates to MDYDLWLILVNLSNYRKRKLIDKYKTAKNVYNNFEDILKENKIISKKLKDFQKEDLYYEVSNLKETLSRKSIGYITYANPLYREKLSGILDSPYFLFYMGNIDIINKKSIGVVGARKCSSYGMAVTKLLTKELITNNITLISGGARGIDSIAHKTALENNGCNISVLGCGLDITYPPENKALFSKIAENGVVISEFLLGTPPIGENFPRRNRIISGLSKSIIVIEASEKSGSLITARLALEQHKTVIAVPGSIFYSGAKGSNKLIRDGATICTDVEDLRVILSLEHVRIKPMKFTPEKNEILEMITDSPVHIDDIFKNTSVDRGALYALLFEMQIKSEIICLPGNYYVRTI
- a CDS encoding type I DNA topoisomerase, producing MGQKLVIVESPAKAKTIGKYLGKNYIVEASMGHVRDLPKSRLAVDIENNYTPKYITIRGKGELVDKLRKAAKKADKVYLATDPDREGEAISWHLANILKISEDDTCRIVFNEVTKSAVKASIKEARKIDLDLVDAQQARRILDRLVGYEISPILWKNVKWGLSAGRVQSVALKLICDREKEINEFIPKEYWSIDCILKKERKKFPVRLSTYKGKKIEIENEEISNRIVNELEAGNFIVKNIKKGKKTRNPLPPFTTSTLQQEANKKLNFMTKRTMSIAQGLYEGVEIKGYGTVGLITYMRTDSMRISDEAQAKTKEFIENTYGEKYVPSSPRIYKGKKNIQDAHEAIRPTYTEITPQIAKENLNSEQFKLYSLIWNRFVASQMESCELNTNSIDILNGDYKFKASGSVISFDGFMKIYEYSNEDDENSVLLPELEENEELKTDSLKGTQHFTQPLPRYTEASFVKLLEEKGIGRPSTYVPTISTILGRNYVIREKKNLVPTELGDIVNNIMSEYFEQIVDVDFTADMERKLDNVEDGNENWTKIVGEFFDPLKIAIEKAEKEISKVVIEDKVSDVKCEKCGRMMVIKRGRYGEFLACPGYPECKNAKPIVEELDVPCPECGKTIVVKKSKKGKKFFGCMGYPECKFVSWYEPVKDKCPECNSYMVLKYSKSKGKYIQCSNSECNYKEDLKKDITEEEK